The region AAGCCGAAACGGCGCAGCACGCGGTGGACATGGCTGTCGACCACGAAGGCGCTGGCCCGCAGGGTGCTGAAATTCAGGGTCGAGGCGGCGACCTTGGGGCCGACGCCGGGCAGCTTCTCGAGCCAGGCCATGGCCCGGGCAACCGGCCAGGTGCCGAGGAAGTCCAGCCGGAAATCAGGGTGCTGCCGCCCGATGATCGCCAGCGCCGCCTGCAACTGCACGGCCTTGCGATCGGCGAAGCGGACATCGGCGATGACCGCCTCGATTTCCCCCGGTGCCGCCTGGGCCACCCGGCCCCAGGCCGCGAAGTGCCAGAGCAGTTTGCGGTGGGCGAGCAGGGACAGGGCATCGCGCGTGCGGCTGCTGATCAGGGACAGCACCAACTGGCTGCACGGGTCGGGCCGGTACCATGCCGGCAGGGCCGGGAAATGGGCCAGCAGCCGGTCGCGCATGCGCCCGACGTCCGCCCTGGCGCCGAAATCGAGGATCCCTTGCATCTTGCCATTATAGAACAAATAGCGAACATTTCAAGCCGGCAGGGTGGAATTTGAGCGCAAGCGCCAGGGCGCCCGCCGCGCTGTTGGCGGGCAAGCTGCGGCGCCTTAAGGTGTTGGAAGAGGATCGGACCCATGGCGCTGCACACGCTCTGCTCCCGCGTCGCGGCCTGCGACTGGGCCGGCCTGGCCGCCACGCTCGACGGCCAGGGCTGGGCCCGGATCGAAGGCCTGCTGGGCCCGCGCGACTGTGCAGAGCTGGTGGCGCTCTACGAGAGCGGCCGCTTCCGCTCGCAGGTGATCATGGCCCGCCACGGCTATGGCCGGGGCGAGTACAAGTACCTCGCCTATCCGCTGCCCGAGCCGGTGGCCGCCCTGCGCACCGCGCTCTACCCGCACCTCGCCCCCATCGCCAACCGCTGGAACCAGATGATGGACATCGAGACCCGCTATCCGCCCGCCCATGCCGCCTACCTGGAACGCTGCCACGAGGCGGGCCAGGTGCGGCCCACGCCGCTGCTGCTGCGCTATGGTCCGGGCGACTACAATTGCCTGCACCAGGATCTCTATGGCGAGCAGGTCTTTCCGCTGCAGGTGGCGATCCTGCTGTCCCGCCCAGGGGAGGATTTCACCGGCGGCGAATTCGTCTTGACCGAACAGCGCCCGCGCATGCAGTCGCGGCCCCATGTGGTGCCGCTGGCCCAGGGCGACGGGGTGATCTTCGCCGTCCATCACCGCCCGGTGCAGGGCAGCCGCGGCCCCTACCGCGTCAACCTGCGCCATGGCGTTGCCGCCCTGCGTTCGGGCCATCGCCACACGCTGGGCGTCATCTTCCACGACGCGTCATGACCCCGGACCTGTTTCCCGAGACTGTCGGCGACCTGGCCCTGGGCGACGGGGCCATGGTGCTGCGCGGCTTCGCGCTGGCGATCGACGCGGACCTGCTGGCGGCCATCGATCAGGTGACGGCGGCCGCACCGTTCCGCCACCTGGTGACGCCGGGCGGCTTGCGCATGTCGGTCGCCATGACCAATTGCGGCACCGTCGGCTGGGTTTCCGACCGTCGCGGCTATCGCTACGACCCGGTCGATCCCGACAGCGGCCGGCCCTGGCCCGCCATGCCCGCGCTGTTCGCGGGTCTCGCCGCCCGCGCGGCCCAGGCGGCTGGCTACGCCGGCTTTGCCCCCGATGCCTGCCTGATCAACCGCTACGCGCCCGGCACCCGCCTCACCCTGCACCAGGACCGCGACGAGCGCGATTACATGGCCCCTATCGTCTCGGTCTCGCTGGGCCTGCCCGCCACCTTCCTGTTCGGCGGGGGCGAGCGCCGCGACCGGCCGCGCAGGGTCCCGCTTGCCCACGGCGATGTCGTGGTCTGGGGCGGGCCGACCCGCCTCGCCTTCCACGGCGTCGCGCCCCTGGCCGAGGGCCTGCACCCGTTGACCGGCCGCCTGCGCCTGAACCTCACCTTCCGCCGGGCGCGCTAGACCCACATCGTTCTAGTCCATCCGAAGGTGTCGCTGAGGCAGATCGGGGGCGACGATGCACGACCAGATGAGGGGGCGCACAGATGGCGGCAAAGCCGGCCGAGAACATGTCGATCATCGTCGCCTACATCGCCTGCATCGCCGCGGGCGGCGCCGTGCTCTATGCCACCCGCCTCCCGGCACCCTGGGATGCGCTGCTGGCAGATATCGTCGCCACCCTGGTGATCTTCGCCTTCAGCAAGGCCTACAGGAACTCCAGCACCTACGATCCTTATTGGAGCGTGATTCCACCCCTGCTGGCGCTCTACTGGTACGCCACGGGCGCGGGCGCCGATCCGGTGCGGGCAATGTGCGTCACCTTGCTGGTGTGGCTGTGGGCGATCCGGCTCACCGCGAATTGGGCGACGCACTGGGGCGGGCTGCGGCACGAGGACTGGCGCTACCCGCTGGTGCGGCAGCGGGCAGGGAAGGCCGCATTCTGGGCCGACCTGGCAGGCATCCACCTCTACCCGACCTTGCAGGTCTTCCTGGGCTGCCTGCCGATCTATGCCGTCATGAGCCATGGCGACAGGCCGCTGGGCGCGCTCGACCTGATGGCCTTCGCCGTGACCCTGGGTGCCATCGCCATCGAGACGATTGCCGACCGGCAGCTTCATCGCTTCACCGCCACCCGCCAGCCCGGGGCATTCATCCAAAGCGGCTTGTGGGGCTGGTCGCGGCACCCCAACTACTTCGGCGAGATGAGCTTCTGGTGGGGCCTGATGCTGTTCGGCCTGGCCGCGGCGCCCCAGGAATGGCCCTGGATCGTGCCGGGTGCCCTGACCATCTCGGCGATGTTCACCTTCGCCAGCATTCCCTTGATGGACCGGCGCAGCCTGGAGCGCCGGCCGGGCTTCGATGCGTACATGCGGCGGGTCTCCGCCATCGTGCCCCTGCCGCCCAGGCGCCGGGGCTAGCGCCCCTCAGCCCTTGATCGGAATCCAGATCTCGAAGCCGCCCTCGCCGGTCGTGCCGTTGAAGGATGGGCCATAGCGCTCGAACATCGGTGCATCGGCCGCGCGGTGGCCCGATTGGGGAAGCCACTGGTTCCAGATCGTGGCCATGGTCCGGCGGATGGTCGAGATATGCTCGCCATGGGTGAACACGGCATAGCGCTGTTCAGGGAGGCGCAGGCGGGCGAATTCACCGGGCAGGCCCGAGAAGTCGCTCACCTCGATCCCGGCGATATAGTCGAAGTTGCCGGCATCGTCGCTGTTGTAGCAGACGCCGTAGGCGACCGGGCCGACCTGGCCCGGGATGGTGCCGTCGTGGGCATTGAAGCGCTGCCACAGGCCGGGGATGCCGGCGGCGCTGTCACAGCCATAGCGTTCGCCCAGGCCGGCGATCAGCAGCGGCGCCCCCATGACGAAACGCGGGGGATAAGGGTATCGGCAAGGGTCGAGTCCATGATGACAGCCTCCTGAAGGGAGAGTTGGTCGACGCGGGCTTGCGCGCGCACCGTCTCGGGCGGCAGCCCGAACTGGTCGCGGAAGGCCCGCGTGAAGGCTTCGTGCGAGGCGTATTCGGCCTCCAGCGCCACGGCCAGGATGTCGGGCGCGCCCTGGGCCAGGCTCTTGGCCGCCTCGCTCAACCGCCTGGCCCGGACATAGCGCATCACCGGCAAGCCGGTCGCCGCGGCAAAGGCCCGGACCAGGTGGAACCGCGAGACGGCCGCAACCCCGGCAATCTCGTCCAGGGTCAAGGCCTGGCCAAGATGGCTTTCAATGTACCAAAGCGCCTTGTCGGCCGGGTTCATGCGTCAGGTTCCTCAACACGGAGCAAGCCCAGTATGGCGGGGCCTGAAGCGCTGCATTTGATCGCGATTGCGCCGCGCGCCTAGATGTCCGGCCTGGCGATCATCAGCCAGATGATCGCGACCACGGCAGCAAAGGCCGGGAAGCCGAAGGCGAACCACACCCTGTACAGCCGGAAATAGGCCGGCGGCAGCGGCTGGCGCTCGCGCGCCGCTGCACGCGCC is a window of Oleomonas cavernae DNA encoding:
- a CDS encoding endonuclease III domain-containing protein, whose translation is MQGILDFGARADVGRMRDRLLAHFPALPAWYRPDPCSQLVLSLISSRTRDALSLLAHRKLLWHFAAWGRVAQAAPGEIEAVIADVRFADRKAVQLQAALAIIGRQHPDFRLDFLGTWPVARAMAWLEKLPGVGPKVAASTLNFSTLRASAFVVDSHVHRVLRRFGFVGPAAATRRAYDFVMAATAGWGADDLDGLHMLLKQLGQTACRALDPACAACPLAPDCRFHRRGGRPRPRRPARAKAVDQPRPRL
- a CDS encoding GyrI-like domain-containing protein; the protein is MGAPLLIAGLGERYGCDSAAGIPGLWQRFNAHDGTIPGQVGPVAYGVCYNSDDAGNFDYIAGIEVSDFSGLPGEFARLRLPEQRYAVFTHGEHISTIRRTMATIWNQWLPQSGHRAADAPMFERYGPSFNGTTGEGGFEIWIPIKG
- a CDS encoding DUF1295 domain-containing protein → MAAKPAENMSIIVAYIACIAAGGAVLYATRLPAPWDALLADIVATLVIFAFSKAYRNSSTYDPYWSVIPPLLALYWYATGAGADPVRAMCVTLLVWLWAIRLTANWATHWGGLRHEDWRYPLVRQRAGKAAFWADLAGIHLYPTLQVFLGCLPIYAVMSHGDRPLGALDLMAFAVTLGAIAIETIADRQLHRFTATRQPGAFIQSGLWGWSRHPNYFGEMSFWWGLMLFGLAAAPQEWPWIVPGALTISAMFTFASIPLMDRRSLERRPGFDAYMRRVSAIVPLPPRRRG
- a CDS encoding 2OG-Fe(II) oxygenase; this encodes MALHTLCSRVAACDWAGLAATLDGQGWARIEGLLGPRDCAELVALYESGRFRSQVIMARHGYGRGEYKYLAYPLPEPVAALRTALYPHLAPIANRWNQMMDIETRYPPAHAAYLERCHEAGQVRPTPLLLRYGPGDYNCLHQDLYGEQVFPLQVAILLSRPGEDFTGGEFVLTEQRPRMQSRPHVVPLAQGDGVIFAVHHRPVQGSRGPYRVNLRHGVAALRSGHRHTLGVIFHDAS
- the alkB gene encoding DNA oxidative demethylase AlkB translates to MTPDLFPETVGDLALGDGAMVLRGFALAIDADLLAAIDQVTAAAPFRHLVTPGGLRMSVAMTNCGTVGWVSDRRGYRYDPVDPDSGRPWPAMPALFAGLAARAAQAAGYAGFAPDACLINRYAPGTRLTLHQDRDERDYMAPIVSVSLGLPATFLFGGGERRDRPRRVPLAHGDVVVWGGPTRLAFHGVAPLAEGLHPLTGRLRLNLTFRRAR
- a CDS encoding helix-turn-helix domain-containing protein, giving the protein MNPADKALWYIESHLGQALTLDEIAGVAAVSRFHLVRAFAAATGLPVMRYVRARRLSEAAKSLAQGAPDILAVALEAEYASHEAFTRAFRDQFGLPPETVRAQARVDQLSLQEAVIMDSTLADTLIPRVSSWGRRC